The Mus caroli chromosome 1, CAROLI_EIJ_v1.1, whole genome shotgun sequence genome has a window encoding:
- the Ptma gene encoding prothymosin alpha yields the protein MSDTAVDTSSEITTKDLKEKKEVVEEAENGRDAPANGNAQNEENGEQEADNEVDEEEEEGGEEEXGGGERGGNTWVKEWAVSKAGEEL from the exons ATGTCAGACACAGCAGTGGACACCAGCTCCGAGATCACCACCAAGGActtgaaggagaagaaggaagttgtggaggaggcagagaatggaAGAGATGCACCTGCCAATGGGAACGCTCAAAATGAGGAAAATGGGGAGCAGGAGGCTGACAATGAGgtagatgaagaagaggaagaaggtggggaggaagaggNNggaggaggggaaaggggagg AAACACCTGGGTCAAGGAATGGGCGGTCTCTAAAGCCGGGGAGGAGCTGTGA